The Thermobifida halotolerans sequence CGGCCGTGGTCGCCAGCGGCCTGGCCGCCCTGCTGTCGGGGGCGCTGGGGCTGCTGCCCGCGGTCTCGCTGCTGGCTCCGGGGGTCTCCCCGCTGCGCAGTCCCGAACTGCTGGTGCTGCCGGTGCTGTCGGCGGCGCTGCCCACGGCGCTGTTCGGCGCGGGCCTGCTGTCGGGGGCGGTGGCCGACACCCTGCGCAGGCCGCACGTCGCCGACGCGCGCCGCCGGGGCCGCCCCGCCTGGGCCGTGGCCTGCGTCGACGTGCTGCCCTTCCTGCTGGCCCCGTTCGCGCGCGTGGTGGCGATCAGCGCCGGGGGGCTGATCGCCGCCACCACGGTCGTGGAGACGCTGTTCGGCTACCCCGGCCTCGGTTCGCTGCTGGTCTCCGCGGTCGCCGCCCGCGACGTCCCCGTCGTCCAGGCCATCGCGATGCTGGCCGCGCTGGTCGTCCTCGCCGGACTGCTCGCCGCCGACCTCGTCGCCGCGGCGGTGAGCCCCCGCCGCACCGGACCGCTCGGGGAGGCGCGGTGAGGAGCGTGCCGGTCGCCGCGGTGGTGCTGGCGCTGCTGGCCGCGGCAGTCGGCGGCCCGCTGCTGGCCCCCCACGACCCCACCGGCGTGGTGGCCGCGGCCTGGCAGGCCCCCGGCCCCGGCCACCCGCTCGGCACCGACGGTCTGGGCCGCGACGTGTGGTCGCGGGTGCTCGCGGGCGGACGCGACCTCGTCGCCACGGCGGCCGTGGCCGCCGTGGCCGCGTCGGCGGTGGGGGTCGCCGGGGGACTGGTCGCGGGCTGGGCCGGGCGGATCGCGGACCAGGCGCTGACCGGCGCGGCCGACCTGCTCCTGGCGGTCCCCTCCCTGCTGCTGGCGCTGGTCGTCGCCGTCGCCGTCCCGGGGCGGGCCGCCGTCGTGGTGGCGACCGTCTGCGGCGGCGCCCCCCTGACGCTGCGCGTCGTCCGCGACGCCGTCCACGACGTCCGCCACGCGGGCTACGTCGAGGCGGCGCGGGCGCGGGGGGAGCGCCCCGCCTCCGTGCTCGTGCGCGAGGTGCTGCCCGCCATGCGCGGACTGGTCGCCGCCGACCTGGGACTGCGCCTGGTCATCGCGGTGCAGATCGCCTCGGCGCTGGGCCTGCTGGGCTTCGGGGCCGCCCCTCCCGCCCCGGACTGGGCGCTGATGCTGCGGGAGAACATGCCCGGCGTCGCGGCCAATCCGGCCGCGGTGGCCGCCCCCGCGGCGGCGCTGGGGCTGGTGACCGTGACGCTGGCCCTGGCCGTCCAGACGGCCGCGCGGCACGACGGGGGACCGCGGTGACCGCCCGGTCCGCGGTCACCGCGGTCCCGGGACTGCGGGTCCGCGGCGTCGAGGTGGCCGACGCGCGCGGCCGACGGATCGTGGGACCGCTGGACGTGGACGTCCCCGCAGGACGGGTCGTCGCGGTGGTGGGGGAGTCGGGAAGCGGAAAGACCAGCGCGGTGCTGGCCGCGCTGGACGCCCTGCCCCCGGGACTGCGCCGGACCGGCGGCACGACGCTGTGGAACGGGAACCCGGTGGTCCCGGGGCGGGCCGCACGCCGCTGGCGCAGCACCTCCGTGGGACTGCTCGGCCAGGACCCGGCCGCCGACCTGCACCCCCTGCGCACGGTCGCGGGCCTGGTCGCCGAGGGCTGCCCCGCGCTGCGGGGCCCCGCGCGCGACCGGGCCGTCGCCCGCGCGCTGGACGACCTCGGCCTGGACCCCGGCCTGCTGCGGCGCCGCCCCCACGAACTCTCCGGCGGCCAGGCCCAGCGGGTCGCGCTGGCCCGCGCGGTCGTGGGCGCGCCTCCGCTGCTCGTCCTGGACGAACCGACCAGCGGCCTGGACACGGCGACGGTGGCACTGGTGGCCGCCCTGCT is a genomic window containing:
- a CDS encoding ABC transporter permease, producing MPTTAKAAAPFPSSGGGGPVRAAVPVARTGLLLVAVSIAVFTATDVLPGDAASVRATPGATQEQVAELRAQLGLDRPAWRRYADWAGGLLTGDAGTSLVNGRPVADAVAQRGAATTALVGGALLVAAPLMLLLGWWAGAARRTRGVVTAVLTGAAAIPTAVVASGLAALLSGALGLLPAVSLLAPGVSPLRSPELLVLPVLSAALPTALFGAGLLSGAVADTLRRPHVADARRRGRPAWAVACVDVLPFLLAPFARVVAISAGGLIAATTVVETLFGYPGLGSLLVSAVAARDVPVVQAIAMLAALVVLAGLLAADLVAAAVSPRRTGPLGEAR
- a CDS encoding ABC transporter permease, translated to MRSVPVAAVVLALLAAAVGGPLLAPHDPTGVVAAAWQAPGPGHPLGTDGLGRDVWSRVLAGGRDLVATAAVAAVAASAVGVAGGLVAGWAGRIADQALTGAADLLLAVPSLLLALVVAVAVPGRAAVVVATVCGGAPLTLRVVRDAVHDVRHAGYVEAARARGERPASVLVREVLPAMRGLVAADLGLRLVIAVQIASALGLLGFGAAPPAPDWALMLRENMPGVAANPAAVAAPAAALGLVTVTLALAVQTAARHDGGPR